In the genome of Arabidopsis thaliana chromosome 4, partial sequence, the window CTGCGGATCATCATGAGGGTGGATGAGCATGGAGTCAACAGTTTTGTTATGTTCATCATCTCATGGAGACATTACTGAATAACTGAATAGTAATGTCTTTGTTATGTTCATCTCATGGAGTCAACAGTTTTGTAGTCATGTTGTCTTCTTCGCCGGCACCTGAATTGAGGTTTACTATCTGAGAATTTCGTCTCACCAGACATCCCCATTGTTGAATCTGTATCTGctccaaatccaaaacactcACCAATCactaaacatatcaaaatacCAAGTACATACATATCCATTTCAGACAATGACCTAACATGATAAGAACCCAATTCCACAATGTACAATCATTATTTCATTCCCTAACCCAAATTTGACAACTTTCTGACAATTCCTATGAGGCAATGCCATAATAGACAAGCAGAGCAAAATCAGACTCATTTTCATCAGAAGAAATAACACTAAAGTTGTCATCTTTAATCTAATCAATGATGATCAATCTCCAAATCTTCATAGCAAAAACCACGAATCTCAAGATGGAACACAATTGCTATAAAAAGTCTCTGAATTTAATACCTCCCCAAAACAATGGCttgacatcttcttcttcatcatcaaattcatcacCATAGCCAAACTCAGCATCACCTCTGTAACCAGGCTCACTCCCATACCCAGATTCATTCCCCATTGGATCAACTCCATTAGcaaatccaaatccaccagAAGCTTCCTTCTCTCCACCAGAATCTCGCCGCTCTCTCCGTGAATTCCTCGCCGCCTCACTCACATCAGAAGCCCAATTCGCTTCACCAAAAAGCTCTCCACTTGAATCTGTACCAACAGCGAAAGGCAAATCCGAACAAGTCCCATGAGCACCAATGGAGCAACATCTCCGAGTCCCACTCCGATCACTACTCCGACCAGACACCGATCTCGAATTACGCCGCCGCCGCTTCCTCGCTACTAACCTGAAACTTCCTCTATTGCTGTAATTGGAAGCTGATAATGTCTTCCCTCCATTGTCGTCGTCGGCGAGTGAGAGACGGCTCATAGCTTCGATGGTGAAAGAAGTGGATCGATCGGAGAAGCAAGGGCGTTTGGGAGTAAAGGAGTGAAACCCATTGGTCTGCGGTGGTTGGTCAGATGAGTCTAGGGTTTTGGAGCGGTGAAATGGTCGCCATGAGAGAAGCTGTGAAGTGCATGATTCAATAGAGCTTCGTGATGACTCTAGATGTTTCGGAGACATTGTTAAAGGTAACAACTTTCCAGATCACAAAAAgcgaaaatgaaaaaagaaaaatccttTTGAGTGAATCTGAAATTGGGAATGGATCtgtgttgttttcaagttCTTTGAGAATATCGAGTAGTGAAGATTTGGAGTTGTTCTTTTGGGTTTAAGAGCTTTTGATTGAAGATTACGATTTGTTGCAAAACGGGTCAAATGTATTTTATACGGTCAAGACACAATGTATTTTAATACGTACCCGGTCGGTCACGTGACTCACGTGATGATCTCTATGGTATTCGAAAGCCCTAGTCAGATTTCAATTTTcgcctttcttcttctcttccatcgGAATTTTCTCTCAGGTGATCGGAATCGTTACTGGAATTTTAGTTCATATATAGACGATCAATCAAACCTCTTTAGTTTTCCTTAGGTTAATCGTTATccaatgagttttttttgtgtgtgatcGCTTCTTTGTTTCGATCTATTGACGTTTCGAatctcaattttgattttggtataGGAAAGAAATAAATGAGCAGCCGTTCGAGTAGAACGATTTACGTCGGGAACCTTCCCGGCGATATCCGTGAAAGAGAAGTTGAAGACTTGTTCAGTAAGGTAAATTACTCGTTTCTCCTAATTTAAGAACTCAGAACTCAGGATCGAATTTTGTGTTATGTGATGAATATGTCTTTACAAGATTTGCATGTGAAAGAAATTGAATGCATCTTCGGAATTGTTGGATTCTGATTTTATTTGGAAGAAGTTTCCTTAAGAATTGTTcttccttattttttttgaagtatgGACCTGTTGTTCAAATCGATTTGAAGATTCCGCCGAGGCCTCCAGGCTATGCATTCGTCGAGGTCAGATTTTTTATGCAACCACATGTTTTATAAAGGCTTGTTGTTGATTTTACAGTTAGGCTCTTCGTTGTTGTTGAGTGTTCATGAGTTTTCAAATGTTGGGAGATACTACCACTAATGTTTTGTGATATATGTGATTTAGTTTGAGGATGCTCGTGATGCTGATGATGCAATTTATGGCCGTGATGGTTATGACTTTGATGGGCATCATTTACGGGTTTGTTAATCATcaaatttcagaatttttACACAAACTTTGTATTGTTGACTGGTAGCCAAACATAATTTATGTGTGTTGGCCATTGCAGGTGGAACTAGCTCATGGTGGGAGGCGTTCATCACATGATGCACGCGGTAGTTATagtggtcgtggtcgtggcGGTCGTGGTGGTGGTGACGGTGGTGGTCGTGAACGTGGACCATCTAGGAGATCAGAGTACCGCGGTACATATGATATGTTTAGCTTTAGTGTATTCATAAGTTTTAGGAGAAATCACTAAATTAAGATTTTCCACTATACAGTTGTAGTGTCAGGTTTGCCTTCATCTGCGTCCTGGCAAGACCTCAAGGTGATTACACAGTTGTGGACAGATTCCTCATTGTCGTTCCTATATTTTCTACGATTTCTGAATGTTGACATATCACTTTGTTTTGAAGGATCACATGCGTAAAGGAGgagaagtttgtttttctcaagTGTTTCGTGATGGTAGAGGTAAATCCTCATGTCTTACCCAAGAATAGAGATGTGTCTAAAGCTGTTTGGGTTTTCTGCCTTTAAATCCTGTTTTAACTAGTCTGTGCATGctttaaaaaatctatatcGTGGACTATTTATTTACAGGTACAACTGGAATTGTAGATTATACCAGCTACGAGGACATGAAATATGCGGTGAGatgtttttcttcctcttcatattatttgattttctgtgTGGGACTGTGGCTGAGAATGTGTTCATCCTTGATTACTCATGAttatattctttattttgtcCAGATAAAAAAAGCTCGATGACACAGAGTTTCGGAATGCGTTTTCTCATGAATATGTTCGGGTATGTTAAAGACAAGAATTCTGAGAGCTGCATTCGTTTTTATTGCACTTAACATTTCCCTATGTCATTACAGGTTAGAGAATATGATTCAAGGAGGGATTCGAGGAGCCCCAGCCGTGGAAGATCCTATTCTAAGAGCCGCAGCCGTGGACGGAGTCCCAGCCGTAGTCGTAGCCGCAGCAGAAGCAGGAGCAAGAGCAGAAGTCCAAAGGCTAAATCTTTGCGTAGATCGCCTGCAAAATCTACATCGAGATCTCCTCGCTCTCGCTCCCGCTCTAAGTCGAGGTCACTGTCTCCACGAGGGTATGCTTCATTTCTTCTATAATGTTTATGCTAAAATATCCAACATAAAACATAACATAGGCTCTATTTAGCTCTTCCCTTGAAGTTTGGTGACATCACATTAAAAGATGTCACTGGGATGACTCCGAGTTGTTGATTGAGAATGATGATTGCTTCTAGTTAAGGGTACACGATTTATTTCCTTTGAAAGTCTGGTCTTTTATAATTATAGTGTTGAgaatggttttgtttcttagatATGGATATACATACAATCAACTAAAATATGGGAAATAGTATCTGGATCATGGATGTCTTGGTTGGTTGTACACAACTGTTTCGTCTCAGAGGTATATGCTCTTTCTTAGATGGGCAAGTTCGTTTTCTGATAATATCCATTGCTGCTAGATGGGTAACAGTGGAGAGACATTGGATCGCATTGATATAGTGTCATCAAAATGGACCCATCGAGCTAGGACAGATATTTTCATTACCTGCTAATCGACAAGCGATCTGGATTCTCATGGAACCGATGCTGTTCTGGACACAGGGTTTGATAGAATTAGATTTGCTTTGATATTCTCCATCTCTACCATCTGTTTTAACGAAAAGCAGGCTTGtgttggtttgattttctgCTAGAAATAGTCtgaagatatgtttttttcttttttgcttcttgtgATTGTGTTTTGATGTCTGACATGGAATGAGGCATCAAGGGTCTTGGTGAAACAGCTATTAAACACGGAAATATTGGATTTTTAAAACTGGATTTGTTTCTCGGACTTTTGCAGATCTCGTTCAAGGTCAAGATCTCCTCTACCCTCTCTAAGTCATCTATCTCTAATACACTTTTTACTCCGCTATACTATCAGCACAATATTTTCGGTTTTCAATCCATACTATCCAAAAGACATGATCTATGTCTAGCTAATTACATTCTCATCATCTGGATTGAATTGTGTGTGTTGCAGGTTCAGAAGGAAGCAAGTAAGAGCCCTAGCAAGCAGCTGAGCCCTATCCGTGGTAGGAGCAAGAGCAGAAGCAGGAGTCCATCTCGGTAATGCACACTCTTTTTAACTTGCTTGGAACATTCTCACTCTTTCTCTGAATCTCTTTCCAACTGTTTTACAGGTAAAGAAACATCTCATATCAGGTAAAAAGCTGGGTCTGTTGGAAGATTCTCATAAAGATGATCTCTCTTATGTATGAGAAGTTGAAAAACTAGTTGTGTATTTCATTCTTATTAGCTTGGGTTTGCACATGGGAATGATATATACTCAGTCATCATCAGTTTATGAGCTAAGCTCAGCTGATTTATATGACTTGCTAATATAGTTAGTGCTTAAAACGAACTATCAAAAATTACTGTCGAATACCAAACTTAATTCAAAAGCTCACAATTcgatattaaaattttgaaaacgtTCACAATAAATGAACCTAAAAAGACATGTGCATTGAACTCATTTTGATACCCGGACCCTTTACATTTTAGTTCAGTCCGTACGATGTCATTTTCGAGAGCTGTTGCGCATTACTTACTTGCCTTTGTGTGGGTGTTAGTGAATCTGTGACCCACCTTAAGAACAGTTAAGACTATTCCCGGTTTACGCGTACCGGACCCATAACAGTATAAGTGAATTTGGATAAGAAAGGAGCCGCCTAGAGAGAAGAAGGCGATCCATGGCGGAATCTGTCTTCTCTTGTATACCAGAAGACGTAgtcttcaacatcttcttcaagctCCAAGATGATCCAAGAAACTGGGCTCGTCTCGCTTGCGTCTGCACCAAATTCTCCTCAATTGTTCGAAACGTTTGTTGTAAAACTCAGTGCTACTCCGCTATCCCCACCGTCATCTCCGATCTCCTCCCTCTTCCTCCCTCCGCCGCCGCATCCGCTTCTTCATCCACCGCGGCGGATTCGTCTCTTACTCCTCCCGGTGGTTGGGCTTCTTTATACAAACTCGCTGTTTGTTGTCCTGGTCTCTTCCACGCTGGAATTCTCCTCGAAAACTCCGATTTCGGTTTAGAACGTGAGCTAGGTCCCGATCAAAACCTCGATCCGAAACCTACTACGACGGATCTAGCTCTTAACGACGAAGAAGTTTCGAAACCAGTTGGATCTGGTTTAGAAACGACTTCGTTTTGGTCTCTATATGATGATCTCTACACAGATACTATTCCCGCTCCTCCTCCCGAAGATTCAATCGacgatcaagaagaagaaatcgaaacGAGTGAGATCAGACCTGGACGAGATCTTCCGGTAAGGAAACGAAGGAAGATTTGTCGATCTCTAGGATCTCATTTAGCTTCCGGTGGCTGGAACCTTAGCCGTGAACAAGGCAACAAGCTTCTCGCGAGTAGATTCCGAGGTGATTGTCTCTACATTTGCAATTGGCCTGGGTGTATTCACGTAGAAGAGAAACGAAATTACATGTTGTTTAGAGGAGTCTTCAAGGATTTCAAAAGGTCTAGAGTTTGGAGAACGATAAACGACGGTAATCGGAGTAAGACCTCGGGTTTGAAATGCGCGTTTTGTTTGTGCGATGAGACTTGGGATTTGCATTCATCGTTTTGTTTGAGAAGAGTGTTTGGGTTTCATGATGATGGTGAACCAGTTGTGAGAGCTTATGTTTGTGAGAATGGTCATGTCTCTGGTGCTTGGACTGCTTTACCTCTCTACACTTGATAGCTCACTAGAGAGGACAGGtctttcattcttcttccacGGTCTCAAGTCTCAATCTTGTTTGATGTATTTGTAGGAATAGTGTCATTGTGTTTCAAATTCTGGTTAATGTTTAAGTAATGGTTGAAGAAAATTGGCTCAACATATTgtggttgttttgtttcaatgttGACAACATATTAGACTTCGATTCAAATGCATAAACTCTTACGTCAAAGCCAAAAATTTCAAGTCCAAGAACATTTGGAAACAATAtaacccaaaacaaaaggtaGAAGAAACTTAAACCAAGATCAAATccatagaaagaaaacagagtaccAACAACATTCATATAAAAGAGGAAGTAATTCAGAGGGTTTCATAAACCTGAAAAGCTAATAATACCATATGGTTTTTCATCATCTCTAGAACAGAGTCTTCACTTGTCTTCCTTAACAGATGTTGTTTCTTCTGCCGCTGGTGCCTTCTCTGTCGCAAGACCTTCCTCCTTAACGGCATCATCCTTCTTGTCTCCTGATTTTGCTGTCTCTTCTGCAATTTACAGAAAATGTTTCATTACTTCAAAATTCTGCATTTTGTTgaggaacaaagaaacacaaaaatctgCAAAATGTTTCCTAAGACAGAGTACTTGGCATATCATATGGAATATGAGATACTTCAATAACAAAGTCAATCAACTCTGGCGAAATGCTTTCATTTCAAGGAGGCTGTGACCAAACATAAACGAGAAAGATCTTCAAAAGTATTACCTTCATCATCACTGTCTTCAAACTCTTCCATGCCTCCCATACCACCCATGCCTCCCATTCCACCCATGCCTCCCATTCCACCGAGCCCTTCGAGTCCGCCCATTCCACCCATTCCACCCATTCCACCCATTAATTTCTGCACGAAGCAAGGATCAAGTATGAGGTCATTTCTCAGAGCTAGGTATATCTGAAGCACAAAATGAAGGACAATCAAAAGTTAGAAACAAACCGAGAAATCCATTCCTTCCATTCCTCCCATTCCACCCATTCCTCCCATTCCACCCATTCCTCCCATGCCGCCCATGCCTCCCATTCCTCCCATTCCTTCCATTCCTGCCATATCCATATCTGCGGCACCTAAACATaacatagaaaacaaataagttaACACATCCTGAACTTTATATAAAGTGCAGAGAGTGTACACAAGAACAGATAATATAAGCGTTAAGATGAATGCTAACCAGCACTGCCTTCATCGTCCTCATCAACCCACTTGTCCCAATCAACCTTGACATAGTGTGGGGGCTTCTTCACACGGAGTAGCTTATTCCACCTTTCCGGCTCTGCTTTCTCAATTATGCAGAATATGCTTCTCTCTCCAATGTTGATTTTGCTTTCCTAAAAGGGAAAAAGGTTAAAAGATTTAAGAACTAAACAGGTAACAAATGAAACAATAAGACCAAGTCAGCCTACAAATTCTCACCTCAACATTGACTTTATCGGCAAGTTCCAGTTTGAGCTCATAAACGTGGTTTTCTGGACCAACTTTCGCAGAGAAATCAAAGACTCCTTCTGGGTCTAGGTTAACCTTGGTATCCTTAGTATCAGCTAATACTACAGTGAGGAAAATCTTCTCGGTAGTCTCAGCCCACTTCACTTCAGGATGACGACTGTAAAATACATGAAAAGCAATCACCTTTTAGaccaaaaacataacaaaagagaaacaccCAAATGTGTATACAAAACCTAAGACACGAAACTGTCACTTGATTCTACACTGAAAACTGAAACTTCATTAACAGAAATATGTCTTCAATCACATTACTATCacaaacataaaccctaaaccctaaatccaacTGCTCTAAGATTCAGGTctaaacaagaagagattgatgCAGATATATTCAGAAACAATTGCTGGCTATAATGTACAGAGAAATTCCGGTACCCAACAcaataaaccctaaccccaatttaaaaccctaaaattttTTTCAGCAGTCATCAGGAATCCAATGAAAGCGTAGCACTAAATCAACCgattgaaaaaagaaaccaagatTCCCAGAGAAACCCATgagtaaaaatgaaaaattgaagtgaacaaagcaacaaaagCACGAAATGAATCTGAGAAGCACGATTTATCGAAGGGAAGAGTTTAGGTAAAGATCCctagagagaagagaaaaaggattTCTTATTTGTTACCTCATGTTTACTGGAAAACTGTTGAAGGAGAACCctagagagaagaggaaacacGAACGGTGACGCAAagattaggattttttttttacttggcTTGATCGAGAGAGAAAGACTTCTCCTTTAGTAGCTCCACATAGTTTGTGTTTATAGGGCTCGGAGCATTTATCCTCTACAAGCTAGTGTATCGTAGTTAGGTGGGTCACGAAGAATCAAACGGTGACGTTTACTGCGTTTTAGATGGAAGGATTtcattttagggtttaagacTTTTAAGTGGACTGTTCTCTTCTGATTCTGAAgcatctctcttttctttttctttttttagccaaaatttgagataatttttgaaatcaatGGAAAACCACAActgttaatttgttttttcacgAGAAGTAatcaaaggaaaatgaaattacCTGTTGTGACCAAAAAGATCATATAGACTAAGACAATTTACATTTACGATTGTAGTTATAACCGAGTGTTCCTCAATGTTAATCTTAAGGATTCTCACATCTAAATACGTTAAGACTTTTGAGTGTTCATGCCAATGAGATGgttgcatcatcatcatcatcatcattgacATTGTCGTCATCAGGTAATGTGAGTAAAGTTGTCAAGTCCACAAGATGACGCATTGTTGGTCGTCCGTGTGGGCAATTCCAAGGAGATTCGAGATCTGCCAAGTGTTCTACTATCTGACCAAAACCCAAATGACAAAAGCGTTAACATATGCAGAAGAATGTGTTTTACAATTCAAGTTGAATTTAATAGAGATGGATTCCATCGTTAGCTATCAAGGGACATTGTTGTTTATCTTAGGGTAAGCATTGGTTACCTTCTGCATTTCGTTTTTTCTGAGTGGATCTCCGATCATCACAGATGATCTGCATGCTCGGGATGCTAGCATTGCACGGACTCGTGATGGACAAATCGAATCTGTTTTGCTGGTTTTGTAGCTACTAGCAACCGAACATTCCCCATGGTTATCTCCTAGAGTTGAGATCAGGTCTTTAAGATCTGCCCAAAACAATAAAGTAAATATTAACATGTAATGCAAAAGACATTTGATGCAGCAGAGGTACAGAAAAACTACCTTCGACTCCAAAGGTGATATTCTTGCTATAAGGAATGGCTCGTAGTCTAAAGTGTTTTCCGGGAGGAGCACTTGGATTCTCCTCTAGAAGAAAGCCATTTTCCCTGGAAAGTTGTTACATTATTGAATCTCCAAACCGATAGcaagaataagaaaatgttacaaaagaaGTAATGGTGATCCTTCACCTGATAATATCCATGTGCATTAACACagttacttcttcttctggagAGAGTTCCAAGTTCAAAGGCCTGagtttaggaaaaaaatagataaatatgGGTAACATATAGAGTAGTGGAAAAGAGGTATTACTACTGGTTCAAGTATAGCTAAAGTAACATGGGACATAAAAGAATGCCGCCGGGGAATTTGATGTGAAAAAGTGAAAGCAGTGTaatgaaatcaagaatctAGATTGATCTCACAAAGAAACTCACTGGAGTAAGGGTTGCTGGTTCAGGACAGTTGACCTTGCTAAATGTTCGAAGTTGAATTTCTCATCAGCTGCATGCTGGCCATAAAATTCAATCACTAGTCTATaccatttcttcaaaaatcaGACTAGGGAAGAACTCTGAAATGATAGAAACTTCCATTTTCCACAACTCAACCAATAACTAAACAAATCGAAGGAGGAAAAAAGGGCTCTGGAAGCATGCATATATGAAGACTCACCTGATCCACAATGAACAGATCTCGCTCCAATTTTGCAATGATGAACCCAAGATTGAATTGCCCGAGTACCTATCACACAgaaaaaacagataaatatatttctcgACCGAGCCAGGATAGAGTagaatgaaatttttttaatctatcaATCTTTCGGTGCTCGCTTAGTCAAAAAGATAGCAACCTGCATTCTCCTGAAATCCTCTTTTCGAAAAAGCCTTTCCAGCTCAGAAGTAGCTGCAGCTAAAGCCCTTGCTTTTCGCTCTTCATCATCCGGTTGAGATAACTCTAATGTTGCAGCGGCAAAGCACCTGTAGACGTAGTTGTCATTTTAAAGAATCCCATTTCTCTAAATGCAAATAGAAACACActacacaaaagaagaaggaaagaaatcTTACTTTTTAGGCTGTGGCGTATTCATACATTTAGATACATAACCTGTGGACTGCAATCTCGACAGCCTCTCTAACCTCCTTGTCCTGAGGTTTTGGAAACTAAATTCTAATGTGGAAAACATTTTAGGACCGGTTGACTGAGCTGGGGAATCCAGCACTGTGGCCACAGATCGCAGTGGCTGACTGCACCGTGGATTGTCCTCTGAAACCCTTTCCACATCCCCCTTGGTGAGTGTGTTATCTGATGTTGGTTCTTCAAACCTTATAGGCTTTTCATGTTCCTGTAGATGATATAGTGGTTGAATAACAGTAATTTTAGGAGATAaactaacaaaagaaatagCCACAAACAATTAGCATCCTACTAAGACATTTTTTTAACTACAATAGCCTACTTACTCTCTCATGTCTTTCAACATTATCAGCTTGTGTTCCAGGAGAAATCCGATTGCCTAGTTCAGAATCTCTTTCGCTTGGTGTCATATCTTCCTTTGAGATGACCATATCATCAAGTTGATCGCCTTCCACGAGACACCTTGAAGCTAAGGCACGAACTTCAAATTTGCTTTTCTCCACACGATAACTAGAAGTTTGGTTTCTGAGGACAGGTGTTTCAGAGAGGATGGTGcttatgttttcatgttttctttttcccatGGTAACAAAAGTATTCAAAGTTGACTGGGCAAAGCTAGAGCGGCTGCTCAAGTCTTTACTTGCATCAGTAACTTTCTCAGTCACATTTAACTGAGGCAAACCTTTGCTAGGTGTCTTGTCAAGGTGAGTTACATCATGGACTGATAAAGAACCTTCCCCTTTCTTCGTCCCACATGCCTTGATCTCAAACTTAAACTTCTCCATTGGCGAACTATTATCAATTTCAACCTCCCTTAAGGAtggattttctttctcaatagCTTCCCCTAGTCTTGTTTTAGAACTGACATCCAGAACTATCCCTTCTgacaaaagatttgatttcttctgaAACGACGAAACTCCAGCCTTATCTGGTTGCTCCGAATTCTCCTCGAACCTATTAACAATATAAGACGCATTACTGGAGGAATATATCTCGTTCAGACCTTCCCTCAAAGAACCGATAACAGAAGTCTCGTCAGAAAAGAACACCTTTCTTTTATCGGGCGTGACATTCAAATCACATGCTCCACCAGGCACAATAAAATCCAGAATGGTAACTGGATATTTCCGAGAACTTGTATCTTTATATAACTCATTCACCAACTTGCTGACTTTTGGCATATCTACAGGCCGACCATTTATAAAGAAATACTGTCGATCTGCTAAATTGCGTCCAGTACCCTGTCCAGGCTTGGAAAGAAACCCTTCAACTCTACAATCTTCTGATACACATATACTTACAGGCTGTAGACTTGTAAAGGTACTAATGCCGAAAACTGTTATGATATTATCTTTAAGTGAACCCCTCCCTTGTGTGTTCAGCACAACAGACTTTGGGTTTTTCCCAGTCGTGTTAGAGCAGACAAACCGCACTCCTTTCGCAATAAGCGCATATGCCTACACAAAGGAAATACATGAGGAAAATCATTGACGAAGTCATTGATCATCACTGAAACAGGGATTGAGCAGAATTCATAAGCTGATTACAGCACAAGAAACTGAACTTAAAACAGTCTACATAGTAAACACAATTCCGCCACCACAAAGATAACTTGagttaaaaaaacatcaacTAGAATCATGCCAAGAAAACTGATCACACATCCACcttgaagataaaaaaaacaaaacttttgaaacTCAATGTAAGAATATCAAACAGTAGAAATTCAGTGACCATTGAACTACTcaggaaggaaaaaaactatatgatcAAGACAAGTGTGAATATCAAAGAAGTTAGTAAGAAAGAAACTCACGTTCAATAAAGATACAAGCTTCCCATATTCTTTGCGTATATTCCGCTTAAACTCTTTGCTTCGTACAGGTAAATTAGAGAACAACTTCCTAACAGTGACAGTGGTACCAATTTGGCGAGCAGTCTTCTTTTCAGCAGTAAGCAAACCAGAATGATCAAACGTCAAGAGCGTAGCAACTGGCTcattctttgttcttgtttccACAGTGAGATTTCCCAATGCACAGAGAGAGCTCAAGGCTTCTCCTCTAAAACCATAAGTAGTCAAATTCAAAAGATCTGTGAAATCCTCTAATTTAGAAGTATGATGCTTAAGTGCAAGAACCTGTAAACCCACACACATAGAGAAAAACCTACTTCAATAGGGCAAAAATCAGAATCCCAAACATCAAAAGTTCTTCGGAGAATTTGGACACAAACCTTGAAATTGGTTGGGGAAATGCCACAACCATTGTCAATGACCTGAAAATAGTCTTCGCCGTAGTCTCGGAGGTTAATCTCTATACTGGTGGCGCCGGCGTCGAGACTATTCTCGACAAGCTCCTTGACGGCCGAAGAGAGGTCTAAGATGACTTGACCGGAACAGATTCTGTGAATTA includes:
- the PMS1 gene encoding DNA mismatch repair protein codes for the protein MVVAFPQPISRGEALSSLCALGNLTVETRTKNEPVATLLTFDHSGLLTAEKKTARQIGTTVTVRKLFSNLPVRSKEFKRNIRKEYGKLVSLLNAYALIAKGVRFVCSNTTGKNPKSVVLNTQGRGSLKDNIITVFGISTFTSLQPVSICVSEDCRVEGFLSKPGQGTGRNLADRQYFFINGRPVDMPKVSKLVNELYKDTSSRKYPVTILDFIVPGGACDLNVTPDKRKVFFSDETSVIGSLREGLNEIYSSSNASYIVNRFEENSEQPDKAGVSSFQKKSNLLSEGIVLDVSSKTRLGEAIEKENPSLREVEIDNSSPMEKFKFEIKACGTKKGEGSLSVHDVTHLDKTPSKGLPQLNVTEKVTDASKDLSSRSSFAQSTLNTFVTMGKRKHENISTILSETPVLRNQTSSYRVEKSKFEVRALASRCLVEGDQLDDMVISKEDMTPSERDSELGNRISPGTQADNVERHEREHEKPIRFEEPTSDNTLTKGDVERVSEDNPRCSQPLRSVATVLDSPAQSTGPKMFSTLEFSFQNLRTRRLERLSRLQSTGYVSKCMNTPQPKKCFAAATLELSQPDDEERKARALAAATSELERLFRKEDFRRMQVLGQFNLGFIIAKLERDLFIVDQHAADEKFNFEHLARSTVLNQQPLLQPLNLELSPEEEVTVLMHMDIIR
- the PMS1 gene encoding DNA mismatch repair protein, whose product is MQGDSSPSPTTTSSPLIRPINRNVIHRICSGQVILDLSSAVKELVENSLDAGATSIEINLRDYGEDYFQVIDNGCGISPTNFKVLALKHHTSKLEDFTDLLNLTTYGFRGEALSSLCALGNLTVETRTKNEPVATLLTFDHSGLLTAEKKTARQIGTTVTVRKLFSNLPVRSKEFKRNIRKEYGKLVSLLNAYALIAKGVRFVCSNTTGKNPKSVVLNTQGRGSLKDNIITVFGISTFTSLQPVSICVSEDCRVEGFLSKPGQGTGRNLADRQYFFINGRPVDMPKVSKLVNELYKDTSSRKYPVTILDFIVPGGACDLNVTPDKRKVFFSDETSVIGSLREGLNEIYSSSNASYIVNRFEENSEQPDKAGVSSFQKKSNLLSEGIVLDVSSKTRLGEAIEKENPSLREVEIDNSSPMEKFKFEIKACGTKKGEGSLSVHDVTHLDKTPSKGLPQLNVTEKVTDASKDLSSRSSFAQSTLNTFVTMGKRKHENISTILSETPVLRNQTSSYRVEKSKFEVRALASRCLVEGDQLDDMVISKEDMTPSERDSELGNRISPGTQADNVERHEREHEKPIRFEEPTSDNTLTKGDVERVSEDNPRCSQPLRSVATVLDSPAQSTGPKMFSTLEFSFQNLRTRRLERLSRLQSTGYVSKCMNTPQPKKCFAAATLELSQPDDEERKARALAAATSELERLFRKEDFRRMQVLGQFNLGFIIAKLERDLFIVDQHAADEKFNFEHLARSTVLNQQPLLQPLNLELSPEEEVTVLMHMDIIR